The Clostridium sporogenes region ATTAGAATCATTATCAGAACATGATAATTTAACAGTAATAGCTGGAGGTACGGATATACTTGTAAAACTTCATGAAGAAAGATTTAATTCTTTAAATTTAATAAGTATTAGAAAAATAGAAGGGTTAAATAAAATAAAAGTAATTGAGGATGATTCAATAGAAATAGGTGCTATGGCAACTTTTTCAGAAATATTTAGAAATGATATAGTAAATAAAAATATTCCTATACTAGCAGAAGCAGCAGTTTCTATGGGCGGACCCCAAATTAGAAATATGGCAACTATTGGAGGAAATATTTGTAATGGAGCTGTATCTGGAGATAGTGCACCATCATTATTTGCATTAAATAGTAAATTAAAACTTAAGTCTAAAAATGGCGAGAGAATAGTCAAAATAAAAGATTTTTATACAGGACCTGGAGAGGTTTGTATAAGAAAAGATGAGATATTAATTAGTATAATTATTGAAAAAAAAGATTATGAAAATAAGTATGGAAATTATATTAAATTTGCTAGTAGAAATGCAATGGATATAGCTTTAATGGGAGTTGCTGTACTTGTAGAAGTTAAGGATAAAAAGTTTGAAGACTTAAGAATAGCGTTAGGGGTATCAGGCCCAACGCCTATAAGGTGTGAAATAGCTGAAGCAGAGGGAAAATATATGAAAATTACTGATGAAAATATAAGATTGATAGGAAAGTTGGCTTTAAAATCTTCAAGAGCAATAGATTTTTGGAATGCATCAAAGGAGTTTAAAGAACATTTAATAGAAGAATTAACATATAGGGGAATTAAAGAATCTATTAAAAGGTCAGAGAATCTTGAAAAAATTATGAGGATATAAAGTAGTATTATACAGTGAGAGGGATGAGAAATATATATGAGTTTAAAAAGAAAAATAAAATTTACAGTAAATGATAAAAAGTATGAAGTAGAAATAGATATTAGAGAATCTTTATCAGAAGTATTAAGAAGTAGATTGCATTTAACAGGTGTTAAACAAGGATGTTGTGTAGGAGAATGTGGAGCATGTACTGTTTTAATAGATGGTGTTCCAAAAGATTCATGTATTTATTTAGCAGCTTGGGCTGATGGTAAAGCAATAAAAACTATTGAAGGTGTAGAAAAAAATGGTGAGCTTTCAAATGTTCAAAAAGCTTTTATAGATGAAGGAGCTGTACAATGTGGGTTCTGTACACCAGGTTTAATTTTAACAACAACAGCTTTAGTAGAAAGCGGAAAAGACTATAGTGATGAGGAAATAAAAAGAGAAATATCAGGTCATTTATGTAGGTGTACTGGATATAAGAAAATATTTAATGCCACTAAAAAGGCTATTTTAAAAAGAAAATAATTTTTAAGTTTATAATATAATAATTACTCTAAGGAATTTTTTGACAAGAAAACTTTAAAAGTATAATATTAAGATATATAGTTTAATTATTAAATGATTTTAAGAGGTTACTAAGATGGATAAAAATGGAATAATGGATTTATGTGTAAAAAGTTGTATGGAAGGTATGAAAAATCATGAAGGAGGTCCTTTTGGATCTGCAATAGTTAAGGATGGAAAAGTGATAGCAGTAGCTCATAATACCGTAATAGGAGACAATGATCCTACTGCCCATGGTGAAGTAAATGCTATAAGACAAGCCTGTAAAAAGCTGAATACATTTGATTTAAGTGGATGTGAATTATATACAACATCGGAGCCTTGTCCTATGTGTATGTCTGCAATTATTTGGGCAAACATATCAAAAGTATATTATGGATGTACGGTAGAAGATGCTAGAGATATTGGTTTTAGAGATGAACACATATTGAAATTTTTAAAAGAAGGTTGCAAAGATAAAAATATACTTGATTTAGGAGCAGTTGATAAAAAATCTTCTTTAAAAGCTTTTGAGTACTGGAGTAAGGATAGAGATAAAACTGAATATTAAAAATAATAAGTTATAAAATTATTTTTTGTGAATTTTATTATTGGAGTTGTACTATTAGTTATTATTAAATTGATTTAAAATTTGTAAAGTTCTTTATTTTTCATTGTTATTTCAGCTGTAAAAGGAGGAATTGTGCTAATTTTAATTATGAGAAATTCAAACATACACAAGAGCAAGTAAAAAATATCTGTATTTTGAAAATACTTTTTCATAAAATAAATCCAGTAACAAGTATTAAGAAGCTTTCTACTGGATTTTTTGTTTAATGTTTTTTACTATGAATATTTTTAGGCGCATAATTTTAACTGGAGTTTTAATGTGAAATTTCTGATATATTGTTAAATATTTTGTATTAATTAAATATTTAGTTTATAATGGAGTAATAACAATTAAA contains the following coding sequences:
- the xdhB gene encoding xanthine dehydrogenase FAD-binding subunit XdhB; its protein translation is MYDINEILEPKTLEEALESLSEHDNLTVIAGGTDILVKLHEERFNSLNLISIRKIEGLNKIKVIEDDSIEIGAMATFSEIFRNDIVNKNIPILAEAAVSMGGPQIRNMATIGGNICNGAVSGDSAPSLFALNSKLKLKSKNGERIVKIKDFYTGPGEVCIRKDEILISIIIEKKDYENKYGNYIKFASRNAMDIALMGVAVLVEVKDKKFEDLRIALGVSGPTPIRCEIAEAEGKYMKITDENIRLIGKLALKSSRAIDFWNASKEFKEHLIEELTYRGIKESIKRSENLEKIMRI
- the xdhC gene encoding xanthine dehydrogenase subunit XdhC, translating into MSLKRKIKFTVNDKKYEVEIDIRESLSEVLRSRLHLTGVKQGCCVGECGACTVLIDGVPKDSCIYLAAWADGKAIKTIEGVEKNGELSNVQKAFIDEGAVQCGFCTPGLILTTTALVESGKDYSDEEIKREISGHLCRCTGYKKIFNATKKAILKRK
- a CDS encoding nucleoside deaminase is translated as MDKNGIMDLCVKSCMEGMKNHEGGPFGSAIVKDGKVIAVAHNTVIGDNDPTAHGEVNAIRQACKKLNTFDLSGCELYTTSEPCPMCMSAIIWANISKVYYGCTVEDARDIGFRDEHILKFLKEGCKDKNILDLGAVDKKSSLKAFEYWSKDRDKTEY